In Arsenophonus sp. aPb, one DNA window encodes the following:
- a CDS encoding ABC-three component system protein → MIHYIYSTLPSFKNIGELKPGLNILIAQKTKGATSKQTRNRAGKTSFVELVHFLFGAEADPKSIFRTPELAEYTFGLDFDLSSESTVVERSGGSKAKIFVTTPSAEKIKYSPTEWCSLLGEQIFGLSSPKAAGSKPPSFRSLFSYFARRQANGAFMSPEKQATMQSTGDMQMALMFLLGLDWQIARDWQTVREREKTLAELKKAAGNGVFGSIIGKAADLRTELTIQEARLKKLRSEIDVFCVLPEYRELEMESTTLTHQLNELANANMLDFSAISDLENALSSEVPPDHEDLQAVYKEVGLILPGLVKRQYEDVKNFHESVIRNRKDYLSSELEAAKLRIELRDTKKAQLDHRRSEILNILRSHGALEQFLKLQGELGRMESEVKTLRQRFEAAEQLEGTKNELEIERNRLMIRLRRDFTEQKDLLAEAIVAYEETSQRLYESAGSMTIDETSNGPVFRFPMQGERSKGIKSMQIFCFDMMLMRLCTKRQTGPGFLIHDSHLFDGVDGRQVISALRLGAEIAQEIGFQYIVTMNEDDAFKEAIEGFDLQEYVLPTHLTDATEDGGLFGIRFG, encoded by the coding sequence TTGATTCATTACATTTATAGTACGCTGCCGAGCTTCAAGAATATTGGTGAGCTGAAGCCGGGACTGAATATACTGATAGCTCAAAAAACGAAAGGTGCCACCAGTAAGCAAACGCGTAATCGTGCTGGTAAAACTAGTTTTGTTGAGTTGGTGCATTTTTTATTTGGAGCGGAAGCAGATCCAAAATCAATATTTCGTACTCCCGAACTGGCTGAATACACGTTTGGCCTAGACTTTGATCTGAGCTCAGAATCTACAGTTGTAGAACGCAGCGGTGGTTCAAAGGCTAAAATTTTTGTTACGACCCCATCCGCAGAAAAAATTAAATACTCACCTACTGAGTGGTGCTCACTTCTTGGAGAACAAATATTTGGTTTGAGTAGCCCTAAAGCCGCTGGCAGTAAACCACCTTCATTCAGATCTCTATTTTCCTACTTTGCTCGCAGGCAAGCAAATGGCGCTTTTATGAGCCCAGAAAAGCAAGCCACGATGCAGAGTACTGGTGATATGCAGATGGCTCTAATGTTTTTACTCGGATTAGACTGGCAAATTGCACGTGATTGGCAGACTGTTCGGGAGCGGGAAAAAACCCTTGCTGAGCTTAAAAAAGCAGCAGGCAACGGCGTATTCGGCTCAATCATTGGTAAAGCTGCTGATTTACGTACTGAATTGACTATTCAGGAAGCACGCCTTAAAAAGCTTCGCTCAGAAATTGATGTATTCTGCGTATTGCCAGAATACCGAGAATTGGAAATGGAGAGTACTACACTAACTCACCAGCTTAATGAATTAGCTAATGCTAATATGCTTGATTTTTCTGCAATTAGTGATCTTGAAAATGCACTTTCATCTGAAGTTCCCCCTGATCATGAAGATTTACAGGCGGTTTATAAAGAAGTTGGTCTCATACTTCCCGGGTTAGTTAAACGCCAGTATGAAGATGTGAAAAATTTCCACGAATCAGTGATACGTAACCGCAAAGATTATCTTTCCAGTGAGCTAGAAGCAGCAAAATTACGGATTGAATTACGTGATACAAAAAAAGCACAACTTGACCACCGACGTAGTGAAATTCTAAATATTCTCCGTAGTCATGGGGCATTAGAGCAATTTCTCAAACTACAGGGTGAACTGGGAAGAATGGAGTCTGAAGTAAAAACCTTGCGACAACGTTTTGAAGCTGCAGAGCAACTTGAAGGAACTAAGAATGAACTCGAAATTGAACGTAATCGTCTGATGATCCGTCTGCGGCGTGACTTTACTGAGCAAAAAGATCTCTTAGCAGAAGCTATTGTAGCTTATGAAGAAACATCTCAACGTTTGTACGAATCAGCTGGTAGCATGACCATCGATGAAACATCCAATGGCCCTGTATTCAGATTTCCTATGCAGGGAGAACGTAGTAAAGGTATTAAGAGTATGCAAATATTTTGCTTTGATATGATGCTTATGCGTTTGTGTACCAAACGTCAGACTGGACCCGGATTTCTAATACACGATAGCCATTTATTCGATGGTGTTGATGGACGTCAGGTGATCAGTGCATTACGCCTCGGTGCTGAAATAGCGCAAGAGATCGGTTTCCAGTATATCGTCACAATGAATGAAGATGATGCTTTTAAGGAAGCTATTGAAGGTTTCGATCTTCAGGAATATGTACTCCCCACACACCTTACTGATGCTACCGAGGATGGCGGATTATTTGGTATCCGGTTTGGATGA
- a CDS encoding ABC-three component system protein, translating into MDRIQQLNYEKDFRIAFLESKGDGFQHLFEKLMSKVYHDDFMACRPWGNVGDRKNDGYLFSMRMLFQLYAPNELSAAEAIRKINEDFKGAKEHWEKYFDEWIFVHNAPDGRLGPHVIEVLAELRENNPAIRISHWGYENMLLLFRQLSLQDLESWFGPSLTMEANVNLGFSDLAAVLTHISIRSAPTTIEVKEVSQGKIEANFLSQEVADFLKIGMQKSPLVAQFFGNWRNPTYGEQIAQAFNREYILLREQTPILHPDEIFGRLEAWAGGTTNTTPLHKAAVLAVMAYLFDKCEIFEDAKAMRTV; encoded by the coding sequence ATGGATCGTATACAACAGCTTAACTATGAAAAAGATTTTCGTATTGCTTTCCTTGAATCCAAAGGGGATGGATTTCAGCATCTGTTTGAAAAACTAATGTCGAAAGTATATCACGACGATTTCATGGCTTGCCGCCCTTGGGGTAATGTTGGTGACCGAAAGAATGACGGGTATTTATTTTCTATGCGCATGCTGTTCCAGTTATATGCTCCTAACGAACTGAGTGCGGCCGAAGCCATCAGGAAAATCAATGAAGATTTTAAAGGTGCAAAAGAACACTGGGAAAAATATTTTGACGAATGGATTTTTGTCCACAATGCTCCTGATGGACGCCTCGGTCCTCACGTAATTGAAGTCTTAGCTGAGCTCAGAGAAAATAATCCAGCTATCAGGATCAGTCATTGGGGATATGAGAACATGCTGCTCCTGTTTCGGCAACTGAGTCTGCAGGATCTTGAATCATGGTTCGGGCCCTCACTGACAATGGAGGCCAACGTTAATCTGGGTTTCAGTGACTTAGCAGCTGTACTTACGCATATTAGTATTAGGTCGGCACCAACTACAATAGAAGTAAAAGAAGTGTCGCAAGGAAAGATTGAAGCTAATTTTTTATCTCAAGAAGTTGCTGATTTTCTGAAAATTGGTATGCAAAAATCACCTCTTGTTGCACAGTTTTTTGGTAATTGGAGAAATCCAACGTATGGTGAACAAATTGCACAAGCGTTTAATCGTGAATACATACTATTACGAGAGCAGACGCCAATACTTCACCCTGATGAGATATTTGGTCGCTTAGAAGCATGGGCTGGAGGCACCACTAATACAACACCGTTGCATAAGGCGGCTGTATTAGCTGTTATGGCGTACCTGTTTGATAAGTGTGAAATTTTTGAAGATGCAAAAGCAATGAGGACAGTATGA
- a CDS encoding ABC-three component system middle component 6: MILPSKHLPQDRALLTVGAQILTLITCPKTVSAIWEELNIPDTDITVIPRKITYDWFLLALDLLYTLGAIELENGLMARRSA; this comes from the coding sequence ATGATCCTGCCATCCAAACATTTGCCACAAGACAGAGCATTATTAACAGTAGGCGCACAAATCCTCACATTGATTACTTGCCCCAAGACAGTTTCTGCAATCTGGGAAGAGCTGAATATACCTGATACAGATATCACAGTTATACCCAGAAAGATAACCTACGACTGGTTCTTGCTTGCTCTCGATCTTTTGTACACTCTTGGAGCTATTGAACTTGAAAATGGCCTTATGGCTCGGAGGTCAGCTTGA